In one Coccinella septempunctata chromosome 6, icCocSept1.1, whole genome shotgun sequence genomic region, the following are encoded:
- the LOC123315754 gene encoding uncharacterized protein LOC123315754 translates to MKCALAICAVLVAVLALTSAVPAKGSTKASLKKPCLKTCPQEDEIKPICGGNAEKKISFANECVMSNYNCENGADLKVISQGECPGGGGIRLS, encoded by the exons ATGAAGTGTGCTCTAGCAATTTGTGCTGTTTTAG TTGCCGTTTTGGCTCTAACATCCGCTGTGCCCGCAAAAGGGTCCACGAAGGCATCCCTGAAGAAGCCATGCCTGAAAACATGCCCACAGGAGGATGAGATCAAACCGATATGCGGAGGAAATGCAGAAAAGAAGATTTCCTTCGCTAACGAATGCGTTATGAGTAACTACAACTGTGAAAATGGCGCAG ATCTCAAAGTAATCAGCCAAGGAGAATGTCCAGGCGGTGGTGGTATACGCctctcataa
- the LOC123316013 gene encoding serine/threonine-protein kinase pakG-like: protein MSFDSDELDIQQELRNIENVINLTRANIDSLNAKFADFQHPPAMYVQEYEDLTCKLHELEAEERKLMEQLSNGRESPEDISEHNPAPSIVKPQEDIIIRPKFFLRAHLPNGRTSVQIREGLTLRDALARAMKLRNLHCEMCCVYVGDPSRPINWDVDISTLNCKEVTVKIIDKFPIRTSISHNFARKTFFSLVFCECCRRLLFQGFYCRTCGYKFHQRCAAGVPSLCHQVRVADDYYRALLALSAHTDTSAGILNPGQAALGLTEPRHSPRQGTLGHQDRSNSAPNVCLNNVKIPGAEDCARNLQLNQLGNGDSMLHCRSTQASPTGSLQPRRPRAKSADESKPLLAPRESIEDWEIPADEILVGARVGSGSFGTVYKAHWHGPVAVKTLNVKIPTLAQLQAFKNEVAVLRKTRHVNILLFMGCVSKPQLAIVTQWCESSSLYKHLHVLETKFPLFTLIEIGRQTAQGMDYLHAKNIIHRDLKSNNIFLHEDLTVKIGDFGLATAKTRWAGSQQFHQPTGSILWMAPEVIRMQEDNPYSFQSDVYAFGIVMFEMLALQLPYSHINNKDQILFMVGRGYLKPDLTKLRSDTPTALRRLLQDCIKFDRDDRPLFRQIHASLEGLLRNHPKINRSASEPNMNRTQLQSDDFIFPCASPKTPVNFGPGSNFLFYNVTAGNIVVKLKSSSETNKNLKKSESKLFVVSLSLVLFILLLLVMAPYKGIRTYVNSRKKPLSESGRALNTLLAVNLKKRLETSNNTSGPSKEQSLETTFDRLLKGKIYNNVQFKNFPKNDPASIEKSTSSIFSISTNTFHEDQNKDIVDQSSNSKRSLQLVLERSSLHIHNSENRTNGHRATDEESVMEDVTNIDSRRNEMAHDSFSKDNKNMHPLTDKRRQRYHRFKSKLLLMNSLELERNEDNSFYNNFEHSVKGVSTPQKYYLRKRRRPISLNQSKNNMESQETGHINLSAMERINSSVFSNEQVSLSISHFYSQINNESSNSTRNVRRKSLHKDELCLGDQDEIIDIEDSINPTSSTPLNLNVSIPEDSTSLLTKSYGIINDWSNRCPSPNIFSSNQQSKVNHKKKSIVNKYKFKRRKDSKLFQKTQVILKHMPHLDNILKNACENSTPLEVDFLNVKNVSNNYITRRRVIPKRKKSHPAENCPIDLDQLELSKLRTSFVRLESIGDLTKRLTSNRNSSESNSIDRKTFAELKKTGKTKEDIPSVKIGENTGRNSGNHESFIDEHFRNIPKVLLERHVFPENICTRKSYTSDISLDLCNLSTPLNSPNKFRGFDASMSTCEDSQMKMRENIIRKSQDHKLEARKTSPLTKNNFQIKDCFVILERMNFDSILGRRKIQSELEDNKSKKKSSDCWVVLNDSKNISRGSNTEENEVLEEFNWIKPQIKDFVRLEAGKKFRRSIAILKKNMEEKLNISGRIDPASRMTVGRRNSVKLIPVSPTKNQLTELASFAFNNSGYASLRQSGRRSSLEEVESYLSCQKFTDQLTARDIVLKRCGQTQPLNFETCYPTSALQHCQKIGEGVFGEVFMIRDKDGSTTVMKVIPIEGEQIVNLEKQKTFGEILSEIIISMELSNLRMSKRNNTDAFVKVKNINCVEGCYPDRLLELWELYDENKQSENDSPEMFHSNQLYIVLELANAGQDLESFQFTNAQQSLAVFEQITCALAVAESQLQFEHRDLHWGNVLILPTESKNTTFVLDGKEIIVNNRGVKATIIDFTLSRIKHEDVIIFNDLSMDQDLFTAKGDYQFDIYRKMQENNGNRWQPFKPYSNILWLHYILGKAISGFRYRNVKSKQHKSSMAILKAYEDQILDHHSTVDFIEKNFTNQILIH, encoded by the exons ATGTCTTTCGACAGTGATGAACTGGATATCCAACAAGAACTTAGAAATATAGAAAATGTTATCAACTTGACAAGGGCTAATATCGACTCTCTAAATGCAAAATTTGCCGACTTTCAGCATCCTCCTGCAATGTATGTGCAGGAGTATGAAGATCTTACATGTAAACTGCACGAACTGGAAGCTGAAGAACGGAAATTGATGGAACAGCTTAGTAATGGAAGGGAAAGTCCTGAAGATATCAGTGAACATAATCCAGCACCGAGTATTGTTAAACCTCAGGAAGACATAATCATAAGGCCTAAGTTCTTTCTAAGAGCTCATTTACCTAATGGAAGAACCAGTGTTCAGATTCGGGAGGGTTTAACACTTCGAGATGCTTTAGCTAGAGCTATGAAATTACGAAACCTGCATTGTGAAATGTGTTGTGTGTATGTTGGAGACCCCAGTAGGCCTATCAATTGGGATGTTGATATAAGTACTCTGAACTGCAAAGAAGttactgttaaaataattgataaattTCCAATCCGTACTAGTATTTCCCATAATTTTGCTAggaaaacttttttctctttagTGTTTTGTGAGTGCTGTAGAAGACTTTTGTTCCAAGGATTTTATTGTAGGACTTGTGGTTATAAGTTCCATCAGAGATGTGCTGCAGGAGTACCTTCACTATGTCACCAG GTACGAGTAGCTGATGATTACTACAGGGCACTCCTGGCATTATCTGCTCATACCGATACTAGTGCAGGCATTCTGAATCCAGGACAAGCAGCTCTGGGGTTAACTGAACCAAGACATTCTCCTAGGCAAGGTACTCTGGGACATCAAGATAGATCAAATTCGGCACCCAATGTTTGCTTGAATAATGTCAAGATTCCCGGTGCTGAAGACTGTGCCAGGAATTTACAGTTGAATCAGTTAGGCAATGGGGATTCTATGTTGCACTGCCGAAGTACTCAAGCTTCACCAACGGGTTCTTTGCAACCAAGAAGGCCTCGAGCAAAATCCGCTGATGAGAGCAAACCTCTATTAGCACCTAGGGAGAGTATTGAAGATTGGGAGATACCCGCTGATGAAATCTTGGTAGGGGCACGCGTAGGATCTGGAAGTTTTGGAACTGTTTACAAGGCGCATTGGCATGGGCCTGTTGCTGTCAAAACATTGAACGTCAAAATACCTACCCTCGCGCAATTGCAAGCATTCAAAAACGAAGTTGCTGTACTAAGAAAGACAAGGCACGTCAACATCCTTCTTTTCATGGGTTGCGTTAGTAAACCTCAATTGGCGATCGTCACCCAATGGTGCGAAAGTTCGAGCCTTTATAAGCACCTTCATGTACTCGAAACGAAATTTCCTCTCTTTACATTGATAGAAATCGGCAGACAAACAGCTCAAGGAATGGATTATCTACACGCAAAAAATATTATACATCGCGATCTAAAATCGAACAATATATTTCTGCATGAAGATCTCACAGTCAAAATTGGGGATTTCGGTCTAGCCACAGCGAAAACTAGATGGGCTGGATCTCAGCAATTCCATCAGCCCACTGGTTCGATATTGTGGATGGCTCCAGAAGTCATTAGAATGCAAGAGGATAATCCGTACAGTTTCCAATCGGACGTTTACGCTTTTGGTATTGTTATGTTTGAAATGTTAGCTTTGCAGTTACCTTATTCACATATAAATAACAAAGATCAAATATTATTCATGGTAGGTAGGGGATATTTAAAACCGGATCTAACCAAACTACGGAGTGATACGCCAACAGCTCTAAGACGGTTATTACAAGACTGTATCAAGTTCGATAGAGATGACAGGCCACTTTTCAGACAAATACACGCCTCTTTAGAAGGATTGTTGAGAAATCACCCCAAAATAAATAGATCTGCCTCTGAGCCTAACATGAATCGAACGCAGTTACAGTCAGACGATTTCATTTTTCCATGTGCAAGCCCGAAAACTCCAGTCAATTTTGGACCAGGAAGTAACTTTTTGTTTTACAACGTGACCGCAGGTAATATT GTAGTAAAATTGAAATCTTCATCGgagacaaacaaaaatttgaaaaaatcggaATCCAAACTATTTGTTGTTTCGTTATCGCTAGTtctatttatattattattattagttatGGCACCATACAAGGGAATCCGAACCTACGTGAATTCTCGGAAGAAACCATTATCAGAGTCAGGACGAGCTTTGAATACACTGCTAgctgtaaatttgaaaaaaagattagAAACATCCAACAATACGTCCGGACCTTCTAAGGAACAATCATTAGAAACCACATTCGATCGATTATTGAAAGGCAAAATTTATAACAATGTACAATTCAAGAACTTTCCTAAGAATGATCCTGCCAGTATCGAAAAGTCAACTAGTTCAATATTCAGTATAAGCACCAACACCTTCCATGAAGATCAAAATAAGGATATTGTTGACCAGTCATCTAATTCAAAGCGTTCTCTACAATTGGTTTTAGAAAGAAGTTCTCTTCATATACATAATTCAGAAAACCGAACAAATGGACATCGAGCAACTGATGAGGAATCGGTTATGGAGGACGTTACTAACATAGATTCTAGGAGAAATGAAATGGCACATGACAGTTTCTCCAAAGACAATAAAAATATGCATCCTCTTACTGATAAAAGAAGACAAAGGTATCATCGTTTCAAAAGTAAATTACTACTGATGAATAGCTTAGAGTTAGAAAGAAATGAAGACAATAGTTTCTACAATAATTTTGAACACTCGGTGAAAGGGGTATCTACACCTCAAAAATATTATCTCAGGAAACGTAGAAGACCTATATCGCTTAATCAAAGTAAGAATAATATGGAATCCCAAGAAACAGGGCATATAAATTTGTCAGCTATGGAAAGAATTAATTCCT CTGTGTTCAGTAATGAGCAGGTATCTCTGTCAATAAGTCatttttattctcaaataaataatgaaagctcaaatagtacTAGAAATGTAAGACGGAAAAGCTTACACAAAGATGAACTGTGCCTTGGAGATCAAGATGAGATTATTGAcattgaagattctataaatcCAACAAGTAGTACTCCACTTAATCTAAACGTTTCAATACCTGAAGATTCAACAAGTCTATTAACAAAATCATATGGAATTATTAATGATTGGAGTAACAGATGTCCAAGCCCAAATATCTTTTCCAGCAATCAACAAAGTAAAGTCAATCATAAGAAAAAATCAATTGTAAATAAGTACAAATTCAAAAGAAGAAAAGACAGCAAACTCTTCCAAAAAACTCAGGTGATATTGAAACATATGCCCCATTTagataatattttaaaaaatgcTTGTGAAAATTCAACGCCTCTTGAAGTTGACTTTTTGAATGTGAAAAATGTATCCAACAATTATATAACTAGACGTAGAGTGATTCCTAAAAGGAAAAAATCTCACCCAGCTGAAAATTGTCCAATAGATTTAGACCAACTGGAGTTGAGTAAGTTGAGAACATCCTTTGTTAGGCTTGAATCGATAGGAGATTTAACAAAAAGACTGACCTCTAATAGGAATAGTTCAGAGTCAAATTCAATTGACAGAAAAACATTTGCTGAACTGAAAAAAACAGGGAAAACCAAAGAAGACATTCCTTCCGTCAAAATAGGCGAGAATACTGGAAGAAATAGTGGAAATCATGAGAGCTTTATAGATGAGCATTTCAGGAATATACCAAAGGTTTTGTTAGAAAGACATGTCTTCCCAGAAAACATTTGCACTAGAAAATCCTATACCTCTGATATCAGTTTGGATTTGTGTAATTTATCAACACCTTTAAATTCCCCCAATAAATTTAGGGGGTTCGATGCTAGCATGAGCACGTGTGAAGACTCCCAGATGAAAATGAGAGAAAATATTATTAGAAAAAGCCAAGACCATAAGCTGGAAGCTCGGAAAACTTCGCCATTAACTAAGAATAACTTCCAAATTAAAGACTGCTTTGTTATATTGGAACGAATGAACTTTGACTCAATATTGGGTAGAAGAAAAATCCAGTCAGAACTAGAAGATAATAAATCCAAGaaaaaatcgagtgactgcTGGGTTGTTCTCAATGACAGTAAAAATATATCTAGGGGAAGCAATACTGAAGAAAATGAAGTTTTAGAAGAATTCAACTGGATAAAACCTCAAATAAAAGATTTCGTGAGACTAGAAGcaggaaaaaaattcagacgCTCCATTgccatattgaaaaaaaatatggaggAAAAATTGAACATTTCAG GAAGAATAGATCCAGCAAGCCGAATGACTGTTGGGAGGAGAAATTCAGTGAAGTTAATTCCAGTTTCACCCACGAAAAATCAGTTGACTGAGCTAGCAAGTTTTGCTTTCAATAATTCTG GTTATGCATCTTTACGACAATCAGGCAGACGGTCGTCTTTGGAAGAAGTCGAAAGCTACCTTAGTTGCCAAAAATTTACTGATCAATTAACTGCCAGGGATATTGTTCTAAAAAGATGTGGACAAACACAACCATTAAACTTCGAAACATGTTATCCAACAAG TGCCCTTCAACACTGCCAGAAGATTGGAGAGGGAGTGTTTGGAGAGGTATTCATGATACGAGACAAGGATGGCTCCACAACTGTGATGAAAGTCATACCGATAGAAGGCGAACAAATCGTTAATCTTGAAAAACAGAAGACATTTGGAGAAATTTTATCCGAGATAATCATTTCTATGGAACTGAGCAATTTGAGGATGAGCAAGCGAAACAACACTGACGCCTTTGTTAAAGTCAAGAATATAAATTGTGTAGAAGGATGCTATCCAGACAGACTCTTGGAACTTTGGGAGCTGTATGATGAGAACAAACAATCTGAAAATGATTCGCCTGAGATGTTTCATTCTAACCAACTTTATATTGTCCTTGAACTGGCAAATGCTGGACAAGACTTGGAATCTTTCCAGTTTACAAATGCTCAACAGTCATTGGCTGTCTTTGAAcag ATTACTTGTGCTTTAGCTGTAGCAGAAAGTCAACTACAATTTGAACATAGGGATCTCCATTGGGGCAATGTGCTGATACTGCCTACTGAAAGCAAAAACACCACCTTTGTTTTAGATGGTAAGGAGATCATTGTAAATAATAGAGGCGTTAAAGCTACTATTATCGACTTCACCCTCTCACGTATCAAGCATGAGGATGTGATCATATTCAATGATCTTTCCATGGATCAGGATCTCTTCACAGCTAAAGGAGATTATCAGTTTGACATCTACAGAAAGATGCAAGAAAACAATGG GAACAGATGGCAACCTTTCAAACCATATAGCAATATTTTATGGTTACATTACATCTTGGGCAAGGCAATCAGTGGTTTTCGTTACAGAAATGTAAAATCCAAACAGCATAAGTCGTCAATGGCAATTTTGAAGGCTTATGAGGATCAAATATTGGATCATCATAGTACTGTCGATTTTATAGAGAAGAACTTCACTAACCAgattttgattcattga
- the LOC123315753 gene encoding 60S ribosomal protein L15, whose protein sequence is MGSSKYIQEIWRKKQSDIFRFLHRIRAFHLRQRTTLHRVPRPTRPDKARRLGYKAKQGYVIFRIRVRRGGRKRPVPKGATYGKPKSHGVNELKPVRNHQAIAEERVGRRCGGLRLLNSYWIVQDGAYKYYEVILVDPSHNAIRRDPKINWIVNAVHKHRELRGKTSAGKSSRGIGKGHRFSQTKGGSRRAAWLRRNSLQLRRKR, encoded by the exons ATGGGTTCGTCTAAATATATTCAAGAAATTTGGCGAAAAAAACAGAGTGATATCTTCAGATTCTTGCATAGGATCAGAGCTTTTCATTTAAGGCAAAGAACTACTCTTCATAGAGTTCCTAGACCCACCAGGCCAGACAAAGCTCGTCGTTTAGGATACAAAGCTAAACAAG gctATGTCATTTTCCGTATTCGTGTCCGACGTGGAGGACGCAAACGTCCAGTGCCAAAGGGTGCCACTTATGGTAAACCTAAAAGCCATGGAGTCAATGAGCTTAAGCCTGTTCGTAACCATCAAGCTATTGCTGAGGAACGTGTAGGAAGACGATGTGGAGGTTTGAGATTGTTGAATTCATACTGGATTGTGCAGGACGGAGCTTACAAATACTATGAAGTTATTTTGGTTGATCCTTCTCACAATGCTATTCGCCGTGATCCTAAAATCAATTGGATTGTTAACGCCGTACACAAACATCGTGAGTTGAGAGGAAAGACATCTGCCGGTAAATCATCCCGTGGTATCGGTAAAGGACATAGATTCTCTCAAACTAAGGGTGGTTCTCGTAGAGCAGCCTGGTTGAGGAGGAATTCCCTACAATTGCGCAGAAAGCgttga
- the LOC123315246 gene encoding UPF0605 protein CG18335-like yields MELVSTPNPHYIPGYTGYCPQYKYRIGDTYGTTTHKVILDPTVHHAEKLVLSDRTADDFQVTRPAKNEIDLVNARSRFGDVVYKHPIIPGYEGFIPREHGKFGQRLSVQATEALSDFEKLQSADRRALNNLMRIGALQDNKWDPKNLEDRELAQSQFQLPLLEVRPECANILRNLPVDEAPLSPPRSSQSPYFMDNTDPGKKLVKGFAGHVPFGYANFGKTNEAMTNSALCDFTSNYRKRLSTEWSPVSISRPDPPLLIQPSEIYHRHVGQLPNYCGHIPGAIFRFGKTYGNDTRDAKRWLRGDFSS; encoded by the exons atggagcTGGTATCAACACCAAATCCTCATTATATACCAGG GTATACTGGATACTGCCCCCAATACAAGTATCGAATTGGTGATACTTATGGCACTACAACCCACAAAGTAATCTTGGACCCAACAGTACATCACGCTGAAAAACTAGTGTTGTCTGATAGAACAGCTGATGACTTCCAG GTTACCAGACCAGCCAAAAATGAAATCGATCTTGTCAATGCCAGATCACGTTTTGGGGATGTCGTATATAAACATCCTATAATACCTGGTTATGAGG GCTTCATTCCGAGGGAACATGGCAAATTTGGGCAGAGGCTTTCCGTGCAAGCCACGGAGGCACTTTCGGATTTCGAGAAATTGCAGAGTGCAGATAGAAGAGCTCTGAACAATTTGATGAGGATCGGAGCTCTGCAAGACAACAAATGGGATCCAAAAAATTTAGAAGATAGAGAG TTGGCTCAAAGTCAATTCCAGTTGCCTCTACTTGAAGTGAGGCCGGAATGTGCCAACATACTTCGTAATTTACCGGTGGATGAGGCCCCTCTGAGTCCACCAAGAAGTTCGCAGAGTCCCTATTTCATGGACAACACAGATCCCGGAAAGAAATTGGTGAAAG GTTTTGCTGGACATGTACCTTTCGGTTATGCGAATTTCGGAAAAACGAACGAGGCAATGACCAACAGCGCCCTTTGTGATTTCACCTCCAACTACCGCAAGAGGTTGAGTACAGAGTGGTCACCGGTTAGCATCAGCAGACCGGATCCTCCTCTGCTGATACAGCCTTCAGAAATCTATCACAGACATGTTGGGCAGCTACCAAATTACTGCGGACACATTCCAGGAGCTATATTCAG ATTCGGTAAAACGTACGGAAATGACACGAGAGACGCAAAGCGCTGGCTTCGAGGAGATTTTAGTTCGTGA